TGCCCTAAATAAGCCGCTACTTGAGGGTATTCTAAATATTTTTGCGTGATGCGCCCAATATCTCTTAAATTATTCCTGATGAAATCTTTTTCGGCTGTGCCTAAATCCCCAAATTCTTCGCCATACAATTCATCAATATCCCTTCTAGTCTGGTTATCCAAGCCTTTATTGTTTTCCTGTCTGGGTGGTGCAACTTCTTTAGGTAAGAAAGAAAGCTGGTTAGGGTCAAATTCTTTTTTGACAGGTTTTTTCTCTTCTATTTTTTTCTGCTCTACTTTTTGTTCTACTACTTTTTTCTCTTCTTTTTTCTCCTCTACTATTTTTTTCTCTTCCACTTTTTCCACTTTTTTAAGAGCCTTATGTTTGTGGTTGGGCTTTTTGGGTTCTGGTTTTGGCTTTGGTTTAGGCTCAGGCTTTGGCTTTTCTATGGGTTTTGGCGGGGTTGGCGGAGTTGGGGGCGTGGGTGGGGTGGGGGGTGTTGGGGGTTTTTGGGGGCCAGCCAGCGTGGGTTTAGGAGCGCCTGGGGTGTTTTTATTGGGATCTTGCGAATGGCCTCTTTTTAAAACCAATAAATTTTCAGGATTTAATTTAACAAGCTTGGGTTTTGAAGGAAAAAAATCTTCTCTGTGTTCAAATAAAAAATAAATCAACCAGTGTAACAATACAGATAGAATGAGAGAAAAGAAAAAATTCCTGTTAGAATGATCCACAGGGTCAAAATTTTTCCCTAATTTAGCAGGTTGTAGTTTAGAATTTTCTGGCATATAAATTTCCTAATTTTGAATTCTTTATCTTATTTTCAGCTTCTTTAATCAGTTCTTCTTTAGATGTTTTTGGGCTTATTTTGTCTAAAAGCAGGCCGTATTTATCGCTTAGTAAGACCAAGTAACGCTCCTTATTAGTTTCTATGGAAATGATTTTATGGTTCGCACCAACACGACCCAAAACACTAATTTCTAACTTAAAATCTTTTGCAGAAAAAGACCCTTGTGTGGGAACAATTTTTTTTTTGATTATATACAATATTAAGAGTAAGGCAACAATAACCGCTAGCGCCTTGTAAGCATGGCTTAAATCTAGTGGGGGTTTTAACTCTAGGGTGTTTGAGAGGCTTTGGGGTTGCTCTTTCTCATCTTGGCTTGCGAGATTGGCATGCTGAGATTTTTCTTTCAGGCCAGGCGGTGGGGCTAAATGAAACCCTTTAGGCAAAAAAAGAAAGCGGAGTTGCTTTTTATCCTTGCTGTTTGAGGCTTGGATTTCTAATTCCACTTTAGCTTTTTTAGACAAGAGGTAGATGTCATTTTGATAGGAAAACATTTCTAAGGCATTCAAAGAGGCTTCTTTAAAATCCATCATTTTTTTAGAATCCAGTTTAGCGTTTTTTAAGACGATCACCTTTTGCCCTTCAACTTCCATGATTTTAGGCGTTTTGTTAAAAGGCGTTTCAAAAGTGAGCGTGGTTTGCACGGCCTTTATAGGTGGCGTTGCTGAAGCGTTTGAATCGGGTTGGACTTCTTTTAGCGCATTTTGCCAATGAACCAATTTAATGGGGGCGTCATCATTTAAAGGTATTTTTTCTTCAGCCAGTAACATCAAAGTAGCGCTCAGTAACAAGAACAACAATCTCATGAATTTTTAGCGAGATAATACACAATGGCGTTAGAATCAAGGATTTCATTCAAACGAATGGCTAAATTCCTTTCAAAAACCATCACCTCACCCTTACCAATCACCCGCCCGTTCACAAAAGTATCCACGCTTTCTCCGGCGGGTTTTTGCAAATCAATCACAGAGCCTTTTTCAAAACGCAAAATTTGCAACAAAGGGATTTGCGTAGAGCCAAGTTCTGCACTAAAAACAATCTCCATGTCTAAAAGGTTTTTATAATCGCAGATGAGTTCTTCTAAATAAGTGGAAAGCTCTAGTTCTCTTTCTTTATTCGCTTTCTCTTTTTCTTTTTCGGCTATTTTTAACTTATTAGCTTCTGTTTCTGGCATAAAACTCTACTCTTTCAAGAATGATTTGACTTTGATTATAAAATCTTAATTTTACTATAAATTTTATAACAAATAAAGCCACTACGCCTTAAAGCTAGCTTTAGAAACGCAAAATTCCTTTAAAAAACACGCGCCGCATAAGGGGTTTTTAGCCTTGCAGGTGTAACGGCCAAACAAGATTAAGGCATGGTGGAGTTTGGACAGGTTGTCTTTAAACAGATCGCTGAGTTCTTCTTCGGTTTTAATAGGCGTTTTAGCGTTGCTTAAGCCCAAGCGGTGCGTTGCGCGGAACACATGGGTATCTACCGCTAGATAATTTGCATCAAAGCACACTGAAAGCACCACATTAGCGGTTTTTTGCCCCACGCCATCTAGGCTCATCAATTCTTTTTGCGTAGAGGGGATAACGCCCTTAAAATCCCTAACCACTTTTTGCGCCATACTGATTAAATGCTTGCTTTTGTTGTTGGAATACGAAACGGATTTAATAATCTCTTTAACCTCTTCTAAAGAAGCGAGGGCTAAATCGTTCACGCTCGGGTATTTTTCAAACAGCTTGGGCGTTATTTGATTCACTCTAGCGTCCGTGCATTGAGCGCTTAAAATGGTCGCCACTAACAATTCATAGGGGTTTTTATGGCGCAATTCGGTGGTTTGGTTGGGGTAATGTTTTAAGAGCAGCTCTTTGATTTGTTGGGCTTTTTGGTAAGTTTTAGTGCATTTTAAACCCATTTTCACACGCTTTCTTTGATGACAAGGTATTGCGCTTCATGGGATCTTAAAGCCACTTGAATGCGGTTGATTTTAATTGAAAGCGTGGCTTTTTTCATGGAAGAATGCAAAAGGGTGCATTGAACCCCTTCATGGATACCAAAAGAGAGGAAGCGTTTTTTAAGGGCTTCATCGCAGTTAGCGATTTCTACGATTTCATAAACTTTGTCTTTAATGGCTTCATTGAGCGTCATTTTAATTTCCTTTTTGATTCAATGTTCTTTTTGACTTCATCCACGATGATGTCAATAGGCGTGAAAATACGGCGCAAGATTTTAAAAGGCGCTTGGATAATATCTGATGCTAAAGTTACTTGGGTTTTAGGTTTATCCAGCGTGCCTTTGACATTCACATTAGTGGTGATTTTACCTCCTTTTCCTAAAACAAGATAGCCCACAATAGGGATTTTATTTAAGACATTACTCAAAGCCTTGATAGTGGAAACTTCTAAATTCAAATCCAATTTGTTTTTGTCTAATTCAATGATCCCATTGCCAGCAATATCAAGCGTTTTGCCGACAAGATCAATTTTTTCTAACCCTAAATATTCTTTAGTGATCCCAAAAACAACGGAGCCGGTTTTGATTTGATAGCCATTAGCCCCTAAATGAGGGTTTCTAAAGACAATGAGGGAGGGAATGGTGTTGATGAGATTGACCATGTTTTGCATGAGAGCGAAATTCTTTAAGCTTGTGTTTTGGAATTTCAATTCGCCATTGAAAACCTGATCTTCAAGAGCCCCAATAAGCGTGAATAAGCCTCCTTCTACGAAATCTTTTTGGAGGATAGTGTTGATATAATCCCCGGTAAAATTATGGGCCTTAAGATACAAAGCCCCATGCACTAAATCCGCCATGATCATGGCGTTTTTATAATTGCCATCAATTTTCACTCTGTCATCTTGAGCGACAATATCAAGATTTTCTAAAGGAAAAGGCATTTTTTTATAGATTAACACGACATCTTTAGCATGGATGCGTGTAGAGATAGGGATAATTTTGTGGGCTTTTTCATAGCGTTGTTTAGCGCTAATGAAAATATCTTCATCTTGGATTTCTTTAGAGCTAGGCTTTTCTTTTCGTTCTTTGGAGAATAATCCCGCAATAGCTGGCATCTTACTATCTAAAAAATCATCAATACTCAAATCAATGTTATTAAGAGTAATATCCTTTTGATCCCCCTTAACTTTTATGGATATGCTTTTGCTTGGAGTATAGACAGAAATTTCATCTTTATTAATAGAGCCAAATAAAGAGAGGGAATCAAATTGCTTGCCGTTGCTATGATAGATGGGTAAAGTGATTTTCAAATCCTTAGCAAAAAAATCAATATTAATAAAATCGCTCGTAGAAACTTCTAAAGAGCCGTCTTCTAAGGCGAAATATTTCATAATAGGGGAATAGGGTTTGATTTTTTTCAAATCTTTGATTCTAAAAACATAGGCGTTATCTTTAAATTCGCCCTCTAATAAGAGTTGTGGCACGCTCCATTGCATGTGGTTGGGGTTAGAAAAATCAAAATTCAAAGAAAGGTTTTTAAGAGTGTCTTCTGTGGCGTAGAAAACATCTTTAGTGAATTTGTCTTCACTTTGGGCTTTAATGGTGTCTATGATTTTTCTTCTAAACACCTCTGAGTTTTCACCCTCTTGAATAATAGAATGCAAGCTTTTTAAATCTAAAGAAAATTTAGTAGGCTGTGGGTTATCTTGGTCGTTATTCAAGCCATAAGAACGCATGTTGATATTATTGTTAGTGTTGAATCGTATTTTATGGACTAAAGAATCCAAAGAAAGGATTTTTTTATTCAAATCTAAAGCGATTTTAGCGTCTAAATCCAGCATGTTTTCATAGCGGGTGTGGGTAGTTTCTATGTAGATGTATTGGTATTCTTGGGTAATATCTAAGCTTATATTAGCGTTTTGCGTATAAAGGGGGATATTATAGAGCGAGAGGGTGCCTTCTTGCAAATTAACATTGCCTTGAACGCTAAATAAGGGGGCGGTGTTTTTCAGGAATTGTAAGGTGAGTTTCAAATCCGCACTAGATGGCATGCTGATTTTATCCAAAGGTAAAACGACTTTATAAGCGCTCAATAAATCCTTAATGCTATCGCCATAATAATTAGGGGTCGTTTTTAAAAAAATCTCCAACTTGGGGGCTTCTAACAAATTGGAAAAAGTGGCGTAAGAGCCGGTTAATTCCATGGTTTCATAAGTGATTTTTTGGGGCTGTATGAGAAGCTGTTTGTTTTTGAAGATCAATTCGGTTTTATCCATTTTAATGGGCGATAAGCCATCATTAAAAACGACTGAAGGTTTAATCAAAGTGGCTTTAACTACAGAATTTTCCAAAAGCGATGGGACAAACTCGCTGGGAGTGAAATTGGCTTTGATTAAAGCGTTATCAATCTTAAAGCTAGCAAATTGGATCTTGTCAAAAATCCATGTTTTTAAATTTTTTTGCGATTGGCGTTGGAAAAGAGGCTTTAAAAACGCTAGGCTTTTCATTGGAGAAGTGTTAATTTTTAATTCTATGGTTTTTAAATCGGTTAGCCCTTGCAAATAAATTGCAGCGCTGGGTTCAATTAAAGGCTTGACAATCAAATTGAACGCCATTTTCCTAGCTTTGGGTGAATAGTGGGCGTTGCCATCCACTTGGACTTTAATGTCTTTAAAAAGCAGATTGATGATTTTAAGCTTGATGTTTTTATCATCTTCTAGGGAAAATTCCCCTTTGACTCCTGGAAATTCTAACTCGTATTTATTCCCATCAAAAAAGATATTGGCTTTATTTTTATCATCTAAAATGATTTCTTTGACTTTAAGCTTTTCAAAATAAGACACCGCCCAGATGCCATAACGGATATTTTTAATCAAATCAGAAACTTCTAAATGCTTTTTAGTGGGTTTTTGATGGAAGAAAGAAGAGAGATCAATGCGTTCAATTTCTAAAGAAAGCTTGTTGTTAAGTTTTAAGTATAATTCAGAAATGCCAAGCTTCCCAATTTTTAAATTTTGTATGTGAATGCCGTTTGAAAGGGTTTTGTGAATGACGACTAAAAGAGTGAATACTGCCACAAACAAGATAATGACATTAAATACTTTTTTGGATACATGTTTTCTTTTATTCATCAGTATTCTTTTTTATTTAAGTATACCAATTTATCCTAACAAAGTGGTGGTTGTCCCGCAAGGTTCGCTCAAAAAAGTGTTTTTTTCTTTAAAAGATCAGGGCGTGGATATGAACGCTTTGGATTTGCTTTTTTTACGCCTGATGGGCATGCCTAAAAAAGGTTATATTGACATGGGCGATGGGGCTTTAAGAAAGGGGGATTTTTTAGTCCGTTTGATTAAAGCAAAAGTGGCGCAAAAAAGCGCGACTTTAATCCCTGGAGAAACCCGCTATTTTTTCACGCAAATTTTGAGCGAGACTTACCAACTAGAAACAAGCGATCTCAATGAAGCTTATGAAAGCATTGCGCCACGATTAAACGGCTCTGTGATAGAAGATGGGGTGATATGGCCAGACACTTATCATTTGCCTTTAGGGGAGGACGCTTTTAAAATCATGCAAACTTTAATCAGTCAATCTCTCAAAAAACACGAAGCCTTAAGCAAACAATGGCTTGGATACTACCATAAAGAAGAGTGGTTTGAAAAAATCATTCTCGCTTCCATTGTGCAAAAAGAAGCCGCCAATGTTGAAGAAATGCCCTTGATTGCGAGCGTGATTTTTAACCGCTTGAAAAAAGGCATGCCTTTACAAATGGATGGGGCTTTGAATTATCAGGAATTTTCACACGCTAAAGTAACAAAAGAGCGCATTAAAACCGATAACACCCCCTACAATACCTATAAATTTAAGGGCTTGCCTAAAAATCCTGTAGGGAGCGTGAGCCTAGAAGCGATTAGAGCCGTGGTTTTTCCTAAAAAAACGGATTTCTTGTATTTTGTGAAAATGCCGGATAAAAAACATGCTTTCAGCGCGACTTATAAAGAGCATCTAAAAAACATTAATCTTTCTAATAATCATTTTTAAAATTAAGGTTAATGGGGCGTTTTTTCTTTTAAATTGAGTAAAAAGTGTTTAGTATTTTCTCATTTCAATTTTAAGTTCCTACTATTAAAGCATTTTAGATTTTATTAAAAAAGGCTTGCTACAATTTTAGGCAAATTTTGATTGCTAGGGCTTTAAATACAGCTTTTAGCACAAAGGAGAATGAATGGCTAAAATGAGCGCTCCAGATGGGGTTGCCGTTTGGGTGAATGAAGACAGGTGTAAGGGTTGTGATATTTGCGTATCGGTATGCCCTGCTGGGGTTCTTGGCATGGGGATTGAAAAAGAAAGGGTGCTTGGAAAAGTGGCCAAAGTAGCCTACCCAGAGAGCTGTATCGGTTGCGTGCAATGCGAGTTGCACTGCCCGGATTTTGCGATTTATGTGGCTGACAGGAAGGATTTCAAATTCGCTAAAGTTTCTAAAGAAGCCCAAGAAAGAAGCGAAAAGGTTAAGGCCAATAAATACATGCTCTTAGAAGAGACTATTTTAGAAGGGAGAGGCAAGTAATGCGTGAGATTATTTCTGATGGGAATGAATTAGTCGCTAAAGCGGCGATTGAAGTGGGGTGTCGGTTTTTTGGGGGCTATCCTATCACGCCAAGCTCGGATATTATGCATGCGATGAGCGTGGCTTTACCCAAATGCGGCGGTCATTTTATCCAAATGGAAGATGAAATCAGCGGGATTAGCGTGTCTTTAGGAGCGAGCATGAGCGGGACGAAGTCTATGACAGCAAGCTCTGGGCCTGGCATTTCATTGAAAGTGGAGCAAATCGGTTATTCTTTCATGGCAGAAATCCCTTTAGTGATCGCTGATGTGATGCGTTCAGGCCCATCAACCGGAATGCCCACTCGTGTGGCTCAAGGCGATGTGAATTTCTTAAAACACCCCATACATGGGGATTTTAAAGCCGTTGCGCTCGCTCCTGCTAGTTTGGAAGAAGCTTACACAGAGACCGTTCGTGCGTTCAATTTGGCTGAAATGCTCATGACTCCTGTATTCTTGCTCATGGATGAAACCGTGGGGCATATGTATGGCAAGGTGCAAATCCCGGATTTAGAAGAAGTGCAAAGGATGACCATTAATCGTAAGGAATTTCTGGGCGATAAAAAAGACTACAAGCCTTATGGAGTTGCACAAGATGAGCCGGCTGTTCTAAACCCTTTCTTTAAAGGCTATCGCTACCATGTTTCAGGCTTGCACCATGGGCCTATTGGCTTTCCTACTGAAGACGCTAAAATCGGGGGGGATTTGATTGACAGATTATTCCATAAGATTGAATTCAAGCAAGACATTATTGATGAAAATGAGGAAATGGATTTAGAGGGCGCTGAAATCATTATTATCGCTTATGGCTCGGTTTCTCTAGCGGTTAAAGAAGCCTTGAAAGATTACAACAAAGAAAGCAAGCAAAAAGTCGGCTTTTTCAGGCCTAAAACCTTATGGCCAAGCCCGGCTAAACGCTTGAAAGAAATAGGGGACAAATACGAAAAAATCCTTGTGATTGAATTGAATAAAGGGCAGTATTTAGAAGAAATTGAAAGGGCTATGCAAAGAAAGGTGCATTTCTTTGGGCAAGCCAATGGGCGCACGATTTCGCCCAAACAAATCATCGCAAAGTTGAAGGAGCTTTAAAATGGCGTTTAATTATGATGAATATTTGCGTGTGGATAAAATACCCACTTTGTGGTGTTGGGGCTGTGGCGATGGCGTGATTTTAAAATCCATTATCCGCACGATTGACGCTTTAGGCTGGAAAATGGATGATGTGTGTTTGGTGAGTGGGATTGGTTGTAGCGGGCGCATGAGTTCGTATGTGAATTGCAACACCGTTCATACCACGCATGGTAGGGCTGTAGCGTATGCGACAGGGATTAAATTGGCTAACCCTAGTAAGCATGTGATCGTGGTTTCTGGCGATGGCGATGGCTTTGCTATTGGAGGCAATCACACCATGCATGCATGCAGAAGAAACATTGATTTGAATTTTATTTTAGTGAATAATTTCATTTATGGTTTGACTAACTCCCAAACTTCGCCCACCACGCCTAATGGCATGTGGACGGTTACGGCTCAATGGGGGAATATTGATAACCAATTTGACCCATGCGCTTTAACCACCGCTGCAGGGGCGAGTTTTGTCGCTAGAGAGAGCGTTTTAGACCCTCAAAAATTAGAAAAAGTGCTTAAAGAAGGTTTCTCGCACAAGGGTTTTAGCTTTTTTGATGTCCATAGCAATTGCCATATCAATTTAGGGCGTAAGAATAAAATGGGCGAAGCGTCTCAAATGCTAAAATGGATGGAAAGCCGATTGGTGAGCAAACGCCAATTTGAAGCCATGAGCCCTGAAGAAAGGGTGGATAAATTCCCTACAGGCGTTTTAAAGCATGACACGGACAGGAAAGAATATTGCGAAGCGTATCAAGAAATCATTGAAAAAGCACAAGGAAAACAATAATGGAAGCGCAATTACGATTTACGGGCGTTGGAGGGCAAGGCGTGCTGTTAGCGGGGGAAATTTTAGCTGAAGCTAAGATTGTGAGTGGGGGCTATGGCACTAAGACTTCCACCTACACTTCGCAAGTGCGTGGAGGACCCACTAAGGTGGATATTTTGCTAGATAAAGATGAAATCATTTTCCCTTATGCTAAAGAGGGCGAGATTGATTTCATGCTTTCAGTCGCTCAAATCAGCTACAACCAGTTTAAAAGCGATATTAAAAAAGGCGGTATCGTTGTCATTGATCCCAATTTGGTAACCCCCACTAAAGAAGATGAAGAAAAGTATCAAATTTATAAAATCCCCATTATCAGCATCGCTAAAGATGAAGTGGGTAACATTATCACGCAATCTGTGGTGGCGTTAGCCATTACCGTGGAGCTGACTAAATGCGTAGAAGAAAATATCGTGCTAGACACCATGCTTAAAAAAGTCCCTGCAAAAGTCGCTGAAACGAACAAAAAAGCCTTTGAAATTGGCAAAAAACATGCTTTAGAAGCTTTGAAAGTTAGGGCTTAATGGCTCTAAACTCTTGTTTTGAATTGATTTTCTTAATAAATTTTTGAGAACTTGATTGTAATGGGTTCAAGATAACTCAAGCTCTAAAAAGGGGCTTTGCTTTTTTACCCATTTTAGATTAAGACGCTCGCAAACACCAAAGGCAAAAACACCAATGATTTTTGAAAAGCAAGACTACCAGCAAGAGTGTATTAATAACATTATCACGCTTTTAGATGGCTTTGATTTTAAGCGCCACGATGCCTTAAATCTAAAAGATTGTTTAAGTCAATTCCACGCCACATGCGAAATTCCTGTCAGAAATTTAAGCGGCAAGCTTAATGTTGATATTTTAATGGAGACAGGCACGGGCAAAACTTTCACTTATTTGAATTTGATCTTTGCACTCCATAAGGCTTACAAGCAAAATAAATTCATCATCTTTGTCCCACGCAAAGCCATTTTAGAATCAGTTAAGCAAAATATCCGCCTTACGAAAGATTATTTTTATTTAGAATTCAAACGCCACCTGAAAACCTACACTTATGAAGGGGTTAAATCGCAAAGCAACATTATCAACCATTACATTAAAAACCAAGATGAACTGAGTGTCTTGCTCCTCACTAACAGCGCGATTGACAAGGAGGGAAACATACTCAATAAAAACAGCGAAAACCTTTTTAACACTAAAAGCATTTTTGAAAATATCGCTGATTTAAAGCCTATTTCCATCATAGACGAGCCGCATTTGCTTAAGGGTGAGGCGTTTGGTAAGTATTTTGGTAAAATAGGTGCGCTTTATTTTCGCTTTGGGGCGACTTTTGCCAAAGAAAAAGAGCATGCTTTAAGCAATGTCGCCTTTTGTTTGGATTCAATCAGCGCGTTTAGAAATTACCTTGTCAAACAAATCCGTGTCCATTCTGTCATGCAAGATGCGCAAAGCCCGTTTTTGCTCAATGCGGATTCAAAAAGCGCAAAAATTGCCTTTTACAAAGCGGGCATTCTTAAACAAATCACGCTTTCAAAAGGAGAGGATTTAGGCAAAATTAACGCTTCTTTTAACGGCGTTAGCTTGGTCAAAACCACCAAAGATAAGGCTTATTTGAGTAATGGCGCTACGCTTGAAAAGGCTTCTTATAAACTCACGCAAGATGAAATCAGCACTCTTTTAGAAAAAGCCATTGACTTGCATTTTGAAAAAGAGGCGTTTTTATTTGATCAAAATATTAAAGCGTTAAGTCTGTTTTTTATCCCAAAAATTGAGGATTTTAGGCAAATTGATAACAAAGGCACGCCCTTTATTAAAACCGAATTTGAAAGGCTTTACAAACTCAAACGCGCTTCAATTCTAACAAAGGAAAATTTATCGCCAAGCTATAGAGAATATTTAGCGAGAGATTTTGATGATAGCGGTAATTTACGCGTCCATCAAGGCTATTTTAGCGGCGATAGCATAGCGCTCAATAAGGGCAAAAAAGAAAGCAGCAAAGAAAATATTGAAGCCAACGACATTAAAATGATTTTAAGCGAAAAAGAAAAACTGCTTTCATTTCAAACGCCTTTGCGTTTTATTTTTAGCGTGTGGGCTTTGCAAGAGGGTTGGGATAATCCAAACATTTTTACCCTTATTAAATTGGCAAGCTCCACCAGCGAAACAAGCCGCCATCAGCAAGTGGGGCGCGGGTTAAGGATCGCACTTAATCAAGAGGGCAAGCGCGTTACGCATGGATTTTTAAAAGGCAATGACAACGCCTTTTATAAAATAAACTACCTTGATATGCTAGTGAGTGGCGAAGAAGTGGGCTTTATAGAGGATTTGCAAAAAGAGATTGAAGCGAGCAGTTTTATTGGTGGTGGCAGCATGCTAGACAGAGAGAAGTTAGCCAGGTTAGGGCTTAATG
This DNA window, taken from Helicobacter pylori, encodes the following:
- a CDS encoding DEAD/DEAH box helicase family protein, translated to MIFEKQDYQQECINNIITLLDGFDFKRHDALNLKDCLSQFHATCEIPVRNLSGKLNVDILMETGTGKTFTYLNLIFALHKAYKQNKFIIFVPRKAILESVKQNIRLTKDYFYLEFKRHLKTYTYEGVKSQSNIINHYIKNQDELSVLLLTNSAIDKEGNILNKNSENLFNTKSIFENIADLKPISIIDEPHLLKGEAFGKYFGKIGALYFRFGATFAKEKEHALSNVAFCLDSISAFRNYLVKQIRVHSVMQDAQSPFLLNADSKSAKIAFYKAGILKQITLSKGEDLGKINASFNGVSLVKTTKDKAYLSNGATLEKASYKLTQDEISTLLEKAIDLHFEKEAFLFDQNIKALSLFFIPKIEDFRQIDNKGTPFIKTEFERLYKLKRASILTKENLSPSYREYLARDFDDSGNLRVHQGYFSGDSIALNKGKKESSKENIEANDIKMILSEKEKLLSFQTPLRFIFSVWALQEGWDNPNIFTLIKLASSTSETSRHQQVGRGLRIALNQEGKRVTHGFLKGNDNAFYKINYLDMLVSGEEVGFIEDLQKEIEASSFIGGGSMLDREKLARLGLNERKINKFCDALETLNAVEFDETNNAYKIIAPICEIMQNNEERIKSFLSDEEYHAVLSAFKMAENPTNKCDQVINANQSPEKVKIRQNLAKEFKELWQTINAQSQLSYQNIQKNKLIESIAKAFNESQVVHEIITFESKRYDAKTNQIITEQSNTLKIKNYANALQKEINALLLDFAKDERLPLKFTLELYNALNKEHFTNSPKKAFKLLKGIIKDKLHENLLSCVSYGFCQNAFSNTAFDKTDPLYFEDGSPKNEIEKHKLGKYKSAQTPNQNYLYETIIYDSKIEEEVSEERVQTLEGKRIEVFAKLPKFKIPTPYKNYEPDFAYLLKDEKGAKIFFVCETKGYDKESDIPPDEKRKMDYAKIFFETLSQNLKNAKKEIRVVFATRINKQDLLSALKSALKETP